DNA from Kitasatospora acidiphila:
CACGGCGAGTGCCTGCCGCCCGGTCACCGGGCCCAGCGGATAGTCCAGGACCCGCTGCATGGCGCCGTCCTGCCCGAATGCCCGGGCGCACTCCCGGACGGACGAGACGTAGGCGCCGACCGGATCCGCACCCAGCGCGTCGACATCCCGTAGCCGCAGGAACTCCGCGCTGTCGCCGCCCTGGAGCAGACGGACGTAGCTGAGGTTTCCCCGAGTCATGTGGTTGGCCAACTGCCGTACGTTCCACTCCGTGCAGGGAGTCGGCCAGCTCCACTGTTCGGGTCGCACCGCTTGTAGCTTCCGTTCGAACTCGCTGCTGGCGAGGAGGAACCGATCGATGAGCCCGTCGAAAACGTTGACCATGGACCCAGCATGCGAATCGCGGGCCGCCAGGGCTGGCGGGTATCGGACGTCGAGGCACCGCCATCGGTGATGTGAACGACGAGACCCCCGCTCGGAGTTGAGCGGGGGCCCGTGGCCTGCCAGGGCAGGCGGGTCAGGCGGTGGTGAAGGTGCCGTTCTTGACGCCCCGGAGGAAAGCGGTGAAGCCGTCGGCGGGGAAGTAGAGGGCGGGGCCTTCGGGGTCCTTGCTGTCGCGGACCGGGGTGACGCCGGGGAGGTTTGGGGCCACCTCGACGCAGGTGCCGCCGTTCTTGCTGTAGGACGACTTGATCCAGGCCACTGTTGTGGAGTTGATCATCGGTCAGGTCCCTTCGCAGGTCTGGTCTCAGGCGTTGCCGAGGGCACCGTTCTTGATGCCCCGGAGGAAGGTGGCGAAGCCGTCGGCGGGGAAGTAGAGGGCGGGGCCTTCGGGGTCCTTGCTGTCGCGGACCGGGGTAACACCGGGGAGGCCTGGGGCCACCTCGACGCAGTTGCCCCCGTTCTGGCTGTAGGACGACTTGACCCAAGCCGTCGCAGTGAGGTCAGTCATGCTGGAGTTCCCTTCGCACCGTTCTGATCCGGTCCAGGGTTTGGCCTGGACCGAGCGCATTCACCTGCAGCTGATCGTAGGCCACTTCCCAGGCCTTCAGCAGATCCAAATCCCGCTCCAGGTAACCCCGTGCGGCCGATTCGCAGTAGCCCAGCAGGCTCCGGTCGCGCATGGTCAGCAGCACCATCGGGCCGTTGAAGGGCTGGAAGTCGCCCATGCTGAACGGCACGGCCTGGATGGTGACCTTGGGGCGCATCGCTAGCCGCTCCAAGTGGTCGAACTGAATATCCATCACTTCGGGATCGCCAACCATCCGGCGCAGGCAGCTCTCGTCCAGGATGGCGTAGAACCGAGGTGCGGTCGCGGCAGTGATCAGCTGGCGCTGGCGGTTCTCCAGGAACGCCAGGCGCTCGCGCGCCTGGGCCTCGGTGAGCGTCCCGTGCCTCACGTTGGTGCTGGCCAGGGCTGCCGCATACTGCGGCGTCTGGAACAGCCCCGGGATGACGTTGAGTTCAAACGTGCGGATCTCCGCAGCCCGCACCTCCTCGTGCGACAACTCGGTGAACCCGTCAAGGAAGACCTGGTCCTTGATCGCCCTACAGAGGATCTGGAAGGTCAGGCCGGTGCCGAACAGGTCATCCGCTTTCTTCGCGAACTGGGAACTCGGTGACTTCGCCCCCGTTTCCAGCCCGGAGATGTGCGCACCGGTGCATCCGAGCAGCCTGCCGAGCTGCACCTGAGTCCAGCCCTTCTCCATGCGTGACTTGCGCAGTTGGTTGCCGAAGGCGGCCACGGAAGACGCCGAGGGGTCCAGCTTCTTGATGTTCATGGGGGCTCCCGCTATCTAACCCTGGGGTTTCCGAAAGTTGCGCAAGTACCCGGCAGCCCGGGATGGTTGTCCCGCTCGGTGGTCGCACGACTACCAAGAGGAACGGTGCTGCCTAGCGGCAGGATCGCTGATCACGCGTCAGATCGCCACCCATTCCGCACGCGTAGCGCAACTTTGCTCGTGTCGGGATGAATTGAGGCAACCGCATGTCAAGTAGCCGGACGACTTTGTTCGTTTACCCGCGCTTTCCGGACCAGACCGGTCGGGCCCTTGCCACCCCGGCGGACTGTCCGCCCCAACCCGCCGTGAACCGAAGGGATACCGCCGTGAGCATCGCTCCCTCCTCCCCGTCGGCCTACCAGGCCGCCGCCCTCGCCGAGCTGCGCTCCCTCGGGCGCAGCCTGGACCGCCAGGTGGCCGAGGGCACCGCCGTCACCGAGCACGAGGTGGATGCCATGCTGCGCCTGATGAGGCAGGTGCACACCGGGATCGTGGTGTCCCACGGGGACAGCACGGTCGCCCGCGCCGCCTAACCGGCGCTCTACAGACCCCCGCAGAGCAAGGGCGTCTCTGCGGGTTCGGTCCCTCTCCGGTGGCACGAGAGGGACAACTCCGCCACCGGTCATGGGCGTTGACCGGCGCGGACGCCGGTGGTCCCGCCTGCGGGCGGGACCACCCACCGCCACAGACTCCCGCGCAGTCGAGCTTGGGGAAGAGGCCGCGCGGGCCGCCCGTCCCGGTCGCCGCACCGTGCACGCGTCCGACCGGGGCGGGCCACCACACCACAGGGGGGTCGGTCCACCAGTACAGGAGGCCTCATGCGTCTCATTCCCGTACCAACTACGACTGGTGACGGTCCGTCCGTCACCACCAGCGACGATCCCCTCATCGCGCTCGTCGTCGACGCCACCCTGCGAGCGGCCCGCCACCGCCTCCGCGATCACCTCACCAGCCTGGGCCTGGACCCCGACGACGCCTGCCTGGTGCTCTCGGAGCTGGTCGGGAACGCCCTGCTGCACGCCGGGGACACCGCCGCCGTCGCCTGGCGCCTGGTCGGCGACCGCCTCCACATCGGCGTCGCGGACGCCGCGGCCCTCAGCCTCCCGGTCGTCCAGGGCAGTTGCACCCGCGAGGGCGGCCGCGGCCTGCTCCTCGTCGATCAACTCGCCGAATCCTGGGGCGTGCGGCCGCTCGGCACCCTCGGCAAGGAAACCTGGTGCGACCTGCAGGTCAAGGCCGCCTGACGCACCG
Protein-coding regions in this window:
- a CDS encoding TIGR03086 family metal-binding protein; translated protein: MVNVFDGLIDRFLLASSEFERKLQAVRPEQWSWPTPCTEWNVRQLANHMTRGNLSYVRLLQGGDSAEFLRLRDVDALGADPVGAYVSSVRECARAFGQDGAMQRVLDYPLGPVTGRQALAVRTTDSTIHTWDLARAISAEESLDAGLVAWIDEHLAEIYAGLAETPTAAETTHRFFAAPEGTLPHDASQQSRLLHRMGRTPTSSH
- a CDS encoding DUF397 domain-containing protein, with translation MINSTTVAWIKSSYSKNGGTCVEVAPNLPGVTPVRDSKDPEGPALYFPADGFTAFLRGVKNGTFTTA
- a CDS encoding helix-turn-helix domain-containing protein codes for the protein MNIKKLDPSASSVAAFGNQLRKSRMEKGWTQVQLGRLLGCTGAHISGLETGAKSPSSQFAKKADDLFGTGLTFQILCRAIKDQVFLDGFTELSHEEVRAAEIRTFELNVIPGLFQTPQYAAALASTNVRHGTLTEAQARERLAFLENRQRQLITAATAPRFYAILDESCLRRMVGDPEVMDIQFDHLERLAMRPKVTIQAVPFSMGDFQPFNGPMVLLTMRDRSLLGYCESAARGYLERDLDLLKAWEVAYDQLQVNALGPGQTLDRIRTVRRELQHD
- a CDS encoding ATP-binding protein; protein product: MRLIPVPTTTGDGPSVTTSDDPLIALVVDATLRAARHRLRDHLTSLGLDPDDACLVLSELVGNALLHAGDTAAVAWRLVGDRLHIGVADAAALSLPVVQGSCTREGGRGLLLVDQLAESWGVRPLGTLGKETWCDLQVKAA
- a CDS encoding DUF397 domain-containing protein codes for the protein MTDLTATAWVKSSYSQNGGNCVEVAPGLPGVTPVRDSKDPEGPALYFPADGFATFLRGIKNGALGNA